A portion of the Jaculus jaculus isolate mJacJac1 chromosome 5, mJacJac1.mat.Y.cur, whole genome shotgun sequence genome contains these proteins:
- the Ebna1bp2 gene encoding probable rRNA-processing protein EBP2 codes for MDTPPLSGSDSDSDDSLVSDRELQDAFSRGLLKPGLNVVLEGPKKAVNDVNGLKQCLAEFKRDLEWVERLDVTLGPVPEISEPQPTPQSKDQKKAVNPEDDFQREMSFYRQAQSAVLAVLPRLHQLRVPTKRPTDYFAEMAKSDQQMQKIRQKLQTKQAAMEKSEKAKQLRALRKYGKKVQTEVLQKRQQEKAHMMNAIKKYQKGFSDKLDFLEGDQKPVSQGKKAAVKGQQMNKGPSAKRRYKNQKFGFGGKKKGSKWNTRESYDDVSGFRAKVAHGKVSKRPGKKGSNKRPGKRTREKMKSKSR; via the exons ATGGACACTCCTCCGCTCTCGGGCTCCGACTCGGATTCGGATGATTCCCTGGTCTCCGACCGAGAG TTGCAGGATGCATTTTCTCGTGGACTCCTGAAACCGGGCCTCAATGTCGTGCTAGAGGGGCCAAAGAAGGCGGTGAATGACGTG AATGGACTGAAGCAGTGTTTGGCTGAATTCAAGCGGGATCTGGAGTGGGTTGAGAGGCTCGATGTGACCCTGGGTCCAGTGCCAGAAATCAGTGAACCACAGCCAACACCTCAAAGCAAGGACCAGAAGAAAGCTGTTAACCCCGAAGACGACTTCCAGAGGGAAATGAGCTT CTACCGCCAGGCCCAGTCTGCAGTGCTCGCAGTATTACCCCGGCTCCATCAGCTCCGTGTCCCCACCAAGCGGCCCACTGATTATTTTGCAGAAATGGCCAAGTCTGATCAGCAGATGCAAAAG ATTCGACAGAAGCTGCAGACTAAACAGGCCGCCATGGAGAAATCTGAAAAGGCGAAGCAGCTGCGTGCACTTCGGAAATACGGGAAGAAG GTGCAAACTGAAGTTCTTCAAAAGAGGCAACAGGAAAAAGCACATATGATGAATGCCATCAAGAAATATCAGAAAG GCTTTTCTGATAAGCTGGATTTCCTCGAGGGAGATCAGAAACCTGTCTCACAGGGTAAAAAGGCAGCAGTTAAAGGCCAGCAGATGAATAAAGG GCCCAGTGCCAAACGACGCTATAAAAACCAGAAGTTTGGTTTTggtgggaagaagaaaggctCCAAGTGGAACACTCGAGAGAGCTACGATGATGTATCTGGTTTCCGGGCCAAGGTAGCTCATGGCAAGGTCTCCAAGAGGCCTGGGAAGAAAGGCTCAAAT AAGAGACCTGGAAAACgaacaagagagaaaatgaagagcAAATCGCGCTAA